TCCCACCGGGTCGGGGCGGCGATCGGACGGGACGCACGGCGGCGGACGAGATGCCCTGGACCAGACCCGGAGCCGGACAGTAGCGCTTCTGCGGGCTCGGAGAGCTGGGCTGGGGGACGGTCGCCGGGCCGCCCCTAACGCCGGGCGCCCCCTGCAGACCAGAGAGACCGCCCTTCCCAGGTTCGCTCTGCCCATGGGCGCGACAACCATCATGCCTTCACGTGACTCCGCTCGGCTCGCCAGGCTCCCAGCTCCGGGACCACGCCTGACCCTGCAGCGCGATGGCTGCGCGCAAGGTGGGTATAAGCTTCCTTCTCTCCCCGCCCTTAGGAGCATCTCGGCTCCTCCTAATccagcccccccccgccccgcccccttcccttcACCTTGACCTCAGTGACTTGGTGAGCAGAGTCTGTTTCACCCAAGTCTCCTCCTAAATGTGTTCTAACTGTTGGGTGGCCTGGACCATGGCgctcagagcctcagtttacccGGGGTTACACGAAGATGGTTTGGAACACTTCTTGTTCAGATGGTTTAGTTCTTTACAGAAAACTGGCACCTAAAGTTCCCCTGTTGGTAGCAGGATAGTACGATATTATCTGTGCCCATTTACAAAGGAGggaactgaggcatggagaatcTAGGTAACTTACCCAGTGTCAGAGCCAGGGTCCATCCTCTCTGTCAAGCTGTGTCACTGTTTGCCATCTTGCCACCTCATCTTCACAACTTGCTCCCCAGGAAGTTGTGGAATTTGAGCTCAGAGATGTTGGGTTGCCTGatgaaggtcacagagctaacagAGTGGCTATAGTCAGAGGCAGTGATAACTCtggctggtggggggtggggtggcagcagcagaaaggcttctgggaggaggtgTATTTGGCATGGGTCTTGAAGGGGGGTGTGAAATGAGGGCCCTGAATGGGGACAGAGGGCTCCCCAGGAGCAGCAGGTGTAGGGGACCCCAGGAGTTTGGGTGTATGGGTGGGGGGGATATGAGGGAGCTGGAAGGAGGGGGCCAGCCTGGCAGCCTGACTGAGTGCCAGATTGGGAGTGGGACTCAGGAAACGTAGAGACGTTTCCTCCCTGCCCGGGGCTGGGGTTATGCCCTCCAGGGCAGGGagccctttcttcctcccccaccagGGTCCAGGGTACACTACTGTGAAGGGTGAGTAAACTGCCTGAAGACCACGTCTCTGAAATGGGCCAGGGGAATCTGGGGCACGACACCCTTCCCATAAGCCATCAGAGCCCCGATCTGTAACAATAATGAAGACCACCTCACAACAGAACAGGCTGTCCTTCATCCAGCTGGACGTTGACGCCTTCCATCTCCCGGGGGTGGTAGGTCATTGCGTGCTCTGCCTGCCCACGTGGATCCacgtggagggagggagactcacaCAGAAGGAGATGACAGCATCCAGTGAGAACATGCTAAGGGGAATTCCAGGGGCTTGTCTGAGGTCTGGGAGCATTTGAAtcaggaaggagggcagagcATTTTAGAAGGTGGGATCTGCCCGTGCTGAAGATTTACAAACGCATCTATTCACGGCACGGTCTCAACTTTATATACTGAAAAATACAGATGGATCTAGCTATGCACACAGGGATTTGATTCAGACTCGACCCGGTTCAAATTTGGCACTGACCTTGGACAAGCTGTCACCCTCGAAGCTCCAGTGTCCTCAGGACATAATGCTGTTGTAGGATTAAGATGTCGGGTACCTGTGAAGTGCTGGATGTGGTTCCCAGCGCCTGTAAAGGCCCAGTACACATCTACTGCCGCCATCATCAGCCATGCAGGCCAAGGGAGGGCTGGAAAGGAGGCATTCACTTGCAGATCATGCTCACCTCTGTGGGGCAGCATTAATGATGAtttgtattttgcatttttattctcttctgtggtttcctcctcttctccacaATGAGGAACTActtcttttttagaaatttaaaagcattGTAAGTTACCTTACTCAGGAGTGAGTTCTGCAAGGGTTGAGACACACAGCTGTATACGGCTTTGGGCAAAGTCCCTCACCTTTCTGGGTTCAGTCtcctcatttgcaaaacaggGATTTCTTTCCCTGCCCTGACCATCCACCTCAGTTGTGGTGAGTCGGATGAGATTCCAGGTATGAAGCGGAACTGTCAAGTGCCATTATATACAGGCAAAGGGTTCCCGTTATAgatttgctgtgttttttttttccccccaagctGATTTCTCCAGCTTTTCCTTCTGACAGCCTCTCCTCGCTGTCTGACTTTGGAAAGACTGTAGTcaggttctttttctcttccccagaaaATGCCTTGAGCTGGAGACAGGAGGCCTTGCCCCATAGACAAATTCACAGGAAGAGAATTGGAGGTAATTTACAAGTGGCATTTTTCTAAATGCTTCTGGTGGCctggaggctcagaaagattgGGGTCCACTCCTCTGAGCATTACATGTatacattctctctttctctctcacgtgcatacacacacgtTTTTAAACACCTCTGGGAACATGCCCTTTTGAAATCTAAAGGCTCACCTACTAGATCTTGAACTGCCTTTGAATGGCTGCACAGCAGGTCATCATTTGATGCACCACATTAGGCTGGGCAAGTCCCCATTTGTAAGGCTGACGATTGAAGTCTTCCTAAGGTCTGTGagttccccagccccctccttcaCCGGCTCAACTTTTGGAAGAGGAGAGGGGCCCTCTGTAAGTTCTGCTAGCAGCCTGTTAGAGAGCCTGCCCTTTGTACAGGTGAGGAGACAGGCCCGGAGCAGTTGAGAGGCTCACTCCAGGACACGGCTGGTGAGCTGTAATGTAGGGACTAAAACCAGGCTCCAAGGCTGGGCGGTATAGCAGCTGGAATCTTGtgttccctcccctctcccagcccctcccaactGCGAGAGGGGCTTTTCACACAACAAGGTTTATTCAGCAACGCTGTTTCTCATTTAGGagaatttcttcaacaaatgtttatagagcagctactatgtgctaggcactgggggtTATAGCAGTGAACAGGGCCTATACAGACCCTGCCCCCAGGAAGCTTCCTGTGTGGGAAGGACAGTAAGCAAAGGAGAAACCAAACAGGCAGGATAAAAGCTTGGTCCAAGAAAGCCCAGGGGACTCCAAGTTTGAAGTGTCCCCAGCCAAGGCTTCTCAGGTGAGGGCCAAGctgagctgggaggggaggaCACAAGTtaccagggagagggaacagtaTGTACAGCAGCCTAGAGGTTGGCTTTGGGGACAGCCCCTTCCTGTCTGCATAATCTGGAGCCAGGGTTCCtcccagttattttttttcccctgggcaTTTTGTCTTTGCCTCATTGAGATAACACTGTGCACATAATTTGGCAAACTAAGTTGAAACAGGTCAGATATCATAAGCATTTACCCCGTTGTTAAACATTTGtgttgagcttttaaaaaaatgagtcatGAATATTCCATCTAGAGTTTATGCCGTGGTTTACTCACCCTTTCCCTATAGTTGGACACTTAGGCTCTTTCCAAATTACAACCATTAAAAATAAGGCCATGGTGAACATCTTTTTGCACAAAGGTTTGCTTTGTGTCATGAATTTCAACTTCAGGCTTCTCAGTGCCCCTTTCCCACTAGCTCCTTTACCCACCCCCAGTTTCAATGTCTTCCTCTGTCAAATGGAGGAAAAGAGCATTGACCTTTCGAGACTGTGACGAAGGTGAAGTGAGGCAAGGCGTAACCAGCAAGGCTCTCTCCTGGCAGGCCTGGCGGACCCCGCAGCGTTCActcttctccctcccagcctgcaGTGGGGAGTCTCATGCACACCAGGCTGGTGAGGCCTCTGAGTCCGGGGGGAGTCCTGGAGTGAACCCAGCCACACTTAACTGAGCTTCTACCAGGTCCCAGGTGTGGTGCTAGGAACTTGAGACACATTATTTGTGGCCTTCAGAACAGCCCTGCAAAGTTGGGAGcatcatctccatttcacagatgaggaaactaaggcacagagaagtcaaatGACCCCTCTGAGTTTGCACAGTGACCTCAGGCAGGAGGACTAAAATCCAGTCTCTGGTACCCAACAGGCCTCTCACGGGGCccgtttcctcttctctctccttctcggTGTCCAGACGTGTGACAGCGGCCGTGTGGCCTCCACCCTGTGCTACTGCGTGACGGTCACCGGCATGGTGGTTCTGGTGGCCGGGACACTCTGCTTCGCCTGGTGGAGTGAAGAAGATGCAGAAGAAGAGCCAGCCAGCCGGCTCTGCCCACAGGACGCCCTGAGCCTGAGGCCCCCGGTCCCCTGTTCAGGTCGGTCAGCTTCTTCTGCTGCGGTTGCAGGTGGCCTGCTGCTGCTGTCTGTCAAGGCCAGCACCAAGGGGCCGCCTCGATGGGACTCATATCACCTCTCCAGAGACCTGTACTACCTCACTGTGGAGCCCTTGGAGAAGGAGAGCTGCAGGTCAGCAGGGCTGGGTGGAGGCCACAGGTGGGGCACTGTCACATCATCATGCATTTGCTCAGCAAACTTTCATGGGGTTTCTCCTCCGGACCAGACGTTGCCTATGCCCTGGGGTCTTGGAGGCTGATCAGCACTCCTGGAAGAGTTTAAAGTCCCTCGACAGAGGCAGACTTTGACAAATCAGAGTAGTTAAAGCTGTGAAAGAGGACAGACGTGGTTCTGTGGGGACATGGAGAAatccaggaaggcttcttggaggaggtggcagcAGAGCTCAGCATACAATAATAGCAAATGCCTGTATAGTacttaaatgagatgatgtatatgAAGAACTCAGCCCAGAGCCTGGCGCACAGTAGGTGCACAACAAATGTCAACTTTTCCTCAAGTAGATAAGGTGGAGAGAAGTGTTTTAGGCAGGCAGAAGAGcgtgtgcaaaggcccaggggtgaggtggggaatGGAGACAAAACCTTGCATTTGGACagtatttctcatcttttttttcattatcattcccTCTAAGGAGACTTTTtaggcatttttttcttcatcttccccCATGAAATGTTAATACCACAGATATACTACATATTTGGTCTGTATGTATATTTGTGCTTTATATGTAAACACAGTATCAGCAGGAGTCCAAGAACCAATTTTTGCCCTATTGAGAATGCATGTATCTTACATGCTCTTATGTACTTACTCATTCACCAAGTATCAGCTGGGCAGGCATATCAGGGGCCTGCATACATCTTCCCCAGTCTAACCTACCTGCAAGGTAAGAATTACTGttgtcttttacagaaaaagaggGTGAGGGTTATACAGCTAGAAAGTAGCAGAGCCTGCTGGCTGTGAAGTGTGCATTCCCCCACACCACTCTGTAAGCACTGGATTTGCATGTACTAAGGGTTAAGCCATATATTTGGCAACTGGCCTCGGACCTGGGCACCCTTCTTCCCTTGGTTAGAGGGAAAAATGCATTCTGAGTTAAAGAAAGTAACAGATTAGTCCCTGCTACTGGCCTGTGACTCCTTGAGGTCACAGACAATAAAGTATTCAACAGAAGCCCCTTATTCCAATGGTCAGGCCCTAATTTGACTATTAGAGGGAAGGGCAGGGCCTTGGGGACTCTTCTCAGTTGAGAAAACCTGGGTCTCAGAGAGACCAGTGACCTACCTGGTCACACAGTCGGTTAATGGTCAGTTGGAACCAGACCAGGCCTCGGGATTCTCTGGACTGGAGCCTGTCCCTCCCCGCCCAGCCTGGCCTGAGCACAGAAGGTAGGTGTTGTCTGTAGACACAGCCGTGTTGACCCAACAGGGTCCAGGACATAGCTGCATCTGTCAGGTGGGGCCACTTGGCCTTCATTCCCAGCCGGGCCAGGGTGGAGCCTACCCAGGAGGCTGTGGGGTGCTCATGGCCCATCAGGTTCAGAGACCAGGTCTTAGATTCAGAGCTGGGGTGGCTGGATGTTGGAGAGGCTGCTTCTGCTGATGGCTCTTTCTTGTCCCTGGGGCTAAGCCACCCTGGCCCTCCTGCTGAGAACCCAGCATCTGGGCCCCATGGGGAGGCCACTCAGctgtccctgcccccagggtCCTTGCTCTCTGCAGGTAACTCTACGTTAGAGAGAAAGACCTTCTAGGCTGATGACTTGGGCAGGTCCATTTCtctcttggggcctcagtttcctcatttattcatcTACTTATTCTTTCCTGCATTtcaccaacatttactgagtacctaacTATGCAGAGCGCTGACAATGCAGCAGTGGATGAAACAGACAAAACCCCTCCTCTCAGGGGCTCCCATCTTAAGTGTGAGCCCTAAATGAGGTGCCTGGATGGGAAGCCTCCTGGGACACCCCCCCCCGTCCCGCCGACGCCTCAGTAAGTACAGCAGAAAAAGCGTGGGTCTAGTCAGACACGAGGCTTTCAGtgtctgctctttcttttctaaGCTCTGTATTCTTGAGCCTGTTACTTGGACTCTCTGAACCATGTCTAGTTCTTCCCCTGTCAATCCTGGAATTTTCCCTAGGATTGCTGTTAGGCTCAGATGAGATGATAGATGGGGAGGTGTATTCACTGCAAAGTTTGCTGTTCTTCCCGCACTTTCATTTTATGATGTACTCTCATGCCTCCTGATTTAAGCCTCACTGCTTATGAGGCAGTGTAAGGATTAgatccattttgcagatgagaaagctgaggtgtGGAGAGATTAGGGCTCAGGGTTGGGGGAGCTGTGATGGGTGGAGTTGGCGTGGGTTTTGCaagcaggcagagctggggctttGCCGCTTCATTGGAGTGCGGCCTCCACTCACCTGTGCAATGGCTGAGGGCTGCTACCCCCAGGCTTGTCATGAAAGTGAAATAAGATTAGAGAGCTTGAGTGTTGGGCATACAGCGTTTCATCCCTGGTCCCTGTCCCCTTTCCCTACTGTGTTTGCTTGACTCAGCTGAATAATGGAAGAGCTGGTGCCAGGCTCAGATCTCACGTCCCCACCAGGCTCCAGAGAGTGGGGTGAGCCCCAGCCTCGGTGGAGCTTCCTGTGCATGGGGACCACAGTGGCCAGCCCGCCCCACACTGCTGCAGGGGGCCACATCCAGAATACACCACAAATGGGCCTGCCCCTGAAGTGTGCAATATGGTCACCCTGAACTTCATGTTCCCCAAGTTTCCAGCCTGCTGGACCATGACTCTGGCAACCTGGGGCCGGGTGGGCCCAGCTGGCTAGGTGAGGTGGCATGAGGGATACTGCACCTCTGCCCTCGAAGCAAACTTCCTGCTGTGGTCTGATCTCACCTGCCACCTGTGCCCTGCTCTGCCAGCTGTTGCCTGCTGGAGCGGCCCCAGGCATACCCAAAACCTGACTCATGTCTCTGGGGCTTGGAGAAGTAGGGAGCAGCAGGGCCATGGCTGGGAGGTGAGCAGGGCAGGAGATGTGGGGTTCTGGAAGCCTAATCACCCATATTTTCCTGAGCGTTGTCAaagcattttccatttttccctctccctgaatctacaaaatgggaattgttatcctcattttatagatgaggagaaaGGCTCAGAGAGACTGTGAACATAGcctaggtcacacagcaattGAACCTAGTTTGCCTACCTCCAGGAGCAATATTCTTTGCCTGCCCTCACCTCAAGGGATGCTGGGAGTCAGAGGCGGGTGAGACCCCTTATCTGATTTCTCAGCTGCAGGGCTCCTGGGCCTCTGAGGAGGAGGGTCTGTGAGAGAAGTTTGCAAAAGCACTGGAAGGGGAGCCCAGCTTGGGCTCTTGGCTGGTGCCCTCCATCAGACTGGCACAACAGCCTGCTCCATGACCTTGGTCACGTGGCCCCAGTGGGCTGCTCTTAGGGCTGTGGTGGGCGTGGGCTGAGAAGATACGTTGCCCATAGAAGGGCCATGTCCACGGGGGTGATGGGTGCTCACCTGAGGGGCAGCAAATTCCTGGCACAGCTGCCCCATCACCACTGGAGCGAAGACCCCTCCACCACCTGTCTGTCCTCTGGCCAGCCTCCTGCCATCGGTCTTCCCCTGTCTAGACAGGCTGGTGTAGATTGAACTAATTTGCTGCTGGCTCCAAACtgatggccttgggcaagtgacagcctctctgagcctgtgtggCTCCTGCTAGCAGCAGATCTGTGATAACTTTTGTTACCTACACCCCTGCCTCGTGGAGACCTTTGAGATTTTGTTACCAGCTCCCATTTATGGAGCATGTGCTAAGTGTCCCTGTATTACCTCATGTAATCTTCATACGGTCCTGTGAGGTAGATGCCCTTAttgtccccatttacagatggcGAAACTGGGGCCTAGGTTAATAGAGTTACTGACTCATGATCTCCCACCGGGAATGTGGCTGACCAGCCAGTGCTGACTCATAGCCAGCCCTCGAGCcacttggggtgggaggggacctCCGAGGTCACCTAGTCAACCTCCATATCTGGCAGTATCTTCCCAAAGCAGAAGCAGTCCAGACAGAGGATCAGTGACCCTCCCACCCGCAAGgtcctgggaggggaaggggccctGACTTCCCAGAGATGACCccccccagggccctgggaggaCCGAGGGCCAGCCTCATTCCCGTCAGCATTGTTGTGGCTGGGATGCAAGTGACCTGTTCTTGGAATCTAGGGGGCAGAGCCTGGTCAGAGGAGCCTCAGAGGATCTGGTCTGTACCTCAAGTCCCTCCAGGGTGGTTcatttgggggaggtgggggaaagtcACAGGAAAGCCAAGCTCTTTAGAGATAGATAGGGTTGACTGGGTAGATAGTGAGATCTCCATCTCTGGAGGTATGCAAGTAGAGGTAATCACTTGGTGGACTTATCATATCAGGGCCTCAAGCATCCAGATGGGCAGGGGAATTGAGGTCTCGCATCCTGCCCTGGGCATCCACAACTCCAGATTTTGTAAGGGAGATGATTACAGTAAGCTGGAAGTCTTTCTCCCCATTGATCATCACTCAGTCTTTCAACAAACATCCCCAAGCATCAATTCCCTGGACACCCAAAGTCAGTCCCTGCCCTAGGGGATAACCAGCTGGGGTCAAGAGTGACAGAAGAGAGAGGACTGTGGGGACCCAGAGGAGGGAGTGGGAGATTTGCTAGGGGAGGTCAGGAGAGCTCCCCGGAGGAGACTCAACGGACAAGTGGGGATTGACCagcagggaaggggtgagggaggtgggaaggactTTCCCTGTCGAGAGAACTGAGGAGACAGAGGGTGTGGTGAGCCCATGTGGGGAACCAACTGTATGGAGAACTAACTATAGCACAGGGAGGGTGCAGTTGGGGGAGGTGAGGTTGGCAGGGGCCGGCTGATGTCAAGCTTCAGCTGTGTCTATGGGGCCCTGGGGAGCCTACAGCCTTCCTCGCTCTCTTCCTGGCATGCAGTAGGGTTTTGCCCCACCCCCTGCTCACAGCCTCTCTTCTGTCCCTGTAGGACCCCAGAGGTGGTTGCCATCCCCACTTATGAGGAGGTCGTGCACTGCCAACTGGCTGAGGGGCCCCTGACACCACCTGCATACCCCGTGGAGGAAGACCCGGAGCGCAGTGCCTCGGGTGATGCCCTGCTTGGGGCCCAGCCCCCCTTGCCTCCGCCCAGCTACGAGAGCCTCATCCTCGCTGACGGTGGCTTCTCTGGAGAGACAACACCTGGGGCTGCGTGCTCCTGACCAGGCCCGGTTCAGATTGCAGGGGAGGAAGTTAAAGGCTTCTAGCAGGCCTGGAAGCCAGAAGCAAATGATGGGCTTCTTCTAGCctctagtacagtgcctggtacacagcaggcactcagtgTTGCtgaatgctgttttatttttctattgctgtgtaacaaatggcttgaaataaatccatttcattctctctcatgattctgtgggtcaCCTGGGCCCAGCTGGGTGGTTCTGCCCCACGTGACACTGGTGGGGCTGTAGTCTTCAGGGCCCAGCTGGGCCGGCACGCCCAAGATAGCACACTCACGTGGCTGACAGTTAGtactggctgtcagctgggaaaTGTTCTTGTGccgatgagaaaattgaggcccagaggcACAGCCAGGACTGGCCCAAGGGAACACACTGAGTTTATAACCAAAAGAACATGGACTCTGAATTCAGACCACCTGTGCCTCGGTTCCACCAGGTACCCGCTggtgagtgaccttggacaagtgactttacctctctctgcctcagtttcctcatctgtaaaatgggaattggGAATTACAAAGGCACCAGCCCCTACCTTAGAGAGCtgagttttgaggattaaatgagataacagttGACATTATGAGATCACACTGACCCTGCAGGCTCAGTGCTAATGCATCAAACAATAAATGCAGACTTcttagcacagaggctgctgTCTCTTAAGTATGCAGTGATTGTTAGATTTTGTTAGTAAAGGTAACCCCCTCCACCAGGTGCCTCTGCTTCTCTACCTCCTGTGACAGGGAGCTCGATACCTCTTCTTATATTCCAGATAGGCAGAAGGGTCTGCTTTCACAATGTCATATCccattcacagatgagaaaaccagcccagagaggctaagtaacctTCCCAGGGGCGCTCAGCCAGCAGGAGTTCAAAGTCCTGGGGCTCAGTCAGCTGTGTAGGGACACTATTCCCTGAGGGCCTACCATTTACTGGGCCAGGCTCTCTGCTGTTGTTTCACATCCTCAAGGCCTCTCTGCTGCAGGTGGTGGCCCCACTTAACAGGTatggaaactgagcctcagagaggtaaAAATCACAGAGAATAAAGGTTTTTTCATGTAAATAAAGGTATTTTCATTCAGGCCTGGTTGGACTCCAGGCCCCGGGTCCTCCCACTTAGGCCTGGACCAGCTCAGTAGCTGCCTTTCCCAACGCCCTGCTTCTGCCAGGGTCCCCTGAAGTCTCTTCAAAGCTCAGCAGGTGGAATGAGCCTGATCAAACCCAGATCCATAACATCCCTCCTGGGCTCAAAACCCTGAGTGGTTCCCAGCTCACTCTGAGTAATGAAAGCCCTAATGAGGGCGGGTCTGGGTCCCGCCCCTTGCTCTCTGCTGCTGTTGGTTCCCCTGTGGGCCTTTGCTCCTGTGTTTTCTCTCCAGAAGCTCTTCCCCAGGCTCACTCCTCATGCCCCTTGCATCTTTGTCCCTCTCTTCAACACACCGTCCTGGATCACTCTGTTAAACTGTTGTCTCACCCAGCCCCCTGCACTCCCAGCCTCTttcctgctttacttttttttgtgtgtgttttgttgcggtacgcgggcctctcactgttgtggcctctcccgttgcggagcacaggctccggacgcgcaggctcagcggccatggctcacaggcccagccgctccgcggcatgtgggatcctcccggaccggggcacgaacccgtgtcccctgcatcggcaggcgtcctctcaaccactgcgccaccagggaagcccctgctttactttttaaataacacctgtcatcatttaatattttacctttaaaaatttgtttgtttgttgtatgTTTCTCCCCACCAGTAAGGGCTctgagagcagggatttttttgtttctttcctttacatTTATATCCCTAAAGCCTAGAAACGGAGCCTGGCCCGTGGAAGATGCTCAGTAGATATTTGTGGACTGAGagaatgaatcaataaatgtcagctatcaCGATTGTTTCTGGGCCCTCTCTCAGCCATCTGAGCCAGATCTCGTGGATCTTCCTGTGGGTCTTGTGgatcttctccctcccccttcaccaaatCCTGGATCCCCATCCTGtaccccttcccttcctccccgtCGCCCCTGTGTGTGCTTTATACTTACTGCTATGATGGAGATGCAGGTTTGAATGCTGCCTTAGCCCTGACCTTTCTGTGTGACCCTGAActatgtgtgcgtgtgcgtgcgcgtgcatacacacacacacacacacacacacacacacacacacacacaccagcttcCTGTGTGAACCATGGGGA
The genomic region above belongs to Phocoena sinus isolate mPhoSin1 chromosome 1, mPhoSin1.pri, whole genome shotgun sequence and contains:
- the LOC116761375 gene encoding LOW QUALITY PROTEIN: transmembrane protein 61-like (The sequence of the model RefSeq protein was modified relative to this genomic sequence to represent the inferred CDS: inserted 1 base in 1 codon; deleted 1 base in 1 codon); its protein translation is MAARKTCDSGRVASTLCYCVTVTGMVVLVAGTLCFAWWSEEDAEEEPXQPALPTGRPEPEAPGPLFRSVSFFCCGAGGLLLLSVKASTKGPPRWDSYHLSRDLYYLTVEPLEKESCRTPEVVAIPTYEEVVHCQLAEGPLTPPAYPVEEDPERSASGDALLGAQPPLPPPSYESLILADGGFSGETTPGAACS